One genomic region from Anopheles bellator chromosome 2, idAnoBellAS_SP24_06.2, whole genome shotgun sequence encodes:
- the LOC131207867 gene encoding uncharacterized protein LOC131207867 gives MVWSARASHSRGKAAAAAAATTAVIVNRRGLAQLTKWCTLFIILDSTSVGSGLITSSTVGAWLESELPSSPSTVASHLATVTTVPSEQPEAPRFEALVQDSPFSATGSRGKTLPLLGSGALKETAAPAVGQDGPMGNALARIGTSSNNTSGAIKSASLNGSSSRRSSNRISNDTSISTGAGDRLALLRKLPELNETTSTIKPTASVNPGIDETSHSSESNRYSKLRSENLIGLVLPKTGLSNRQQPLPSPGSGGGNGTLKPTTARAATFVDQDPSSHVNRLGEDDNGLLTEGNFSKMYFVTNNHTVIASQVGSIAVLPCGVRNIGEGVVSWIRRKDYHLLTIGVTTYSSDERFNIIHSEDTEEWPLQIKYVQLRDAGPYECQVSTHPPTSIFVQLEVVEAKAEISGHSEKYLKPGSMLRLTCRILQSNEPALYLFWYHNNRMINYDTHRGVNVSTEPDNRYSELFIAHTNTLHSGNYSCVSNNAVAASTLVHILNGENPAAMQHNDHGNAVLVVSHIHLPLTIVTYQAINFILNMH, from the exons ATGGTTTGGAGCGCCAGAGCAAGCCACAGCCGAGGGAaagccgccgctgccgccgccgccaccaccgccgtcatcgTGAACCGCCGAGGATTAGCGCAGCTGACAAAATGGTGCACACTTTTCATCATTTTGGACTCTACGAGCGTTGGAAGTG GGCTGATCACCTCCAGCACCGTTGGTGCATGGCTGGAAAGCGAACTTCCTAGTAGTCCATCCACAGTGGCTAGTCATCTAGCGACCGTAACCACAGTTCCTTCCGAGCAGCCCGAGGCACCAAGGTTCGAAGCGCTGGTCCAGGACAGCCCGTTCAGTGCGACCGGCTCGAGGGGCAAAACGCTTCCTTTGCTGGGCTCCGGGGCACTCAAAGAAACGGCTGCTCCTGCCGTCGGCCAGGATGGACCGATGGGTAACGCCCTGGCGCGGATAggaaccagcagcaacaacacgaGCGGTGCAATTAAAAGCGCCAGCTTGAACGGTAGCAGTAGCAGACGTAGCAGTAATAGGATAAGTAATGATACTAGCATaagcaccggtgccggtgacaggCTCGCGCTACTGAGGAAGCTCCCGGAGCTCAACGagaccaccagcaccatcaaaCCGACGGCCAGCGTCAATCCCGGCATCGATGAGACATCCCACTCGTCGGAGAGCAATCGGTACAGCAAGCTGAGAAGCGAAAATCTGATCGGTCTGGTGCTGCCCAAAACCGGGCTCAGTAACAGGCAGCAGCCATTGCCGTCCCCGGGAAGCGGTGGTGGCAATGGCACGCTGaagcccaccaccgcccgtgCTGCGACCTTCGTGGACCAGGATCCGAGCAGTCACGTCAACCGGCTGGGCGAGGACGACAACGGACTCCTGACCGAGGGCAACTTCAGCAAGATGTACTTCGTAACCAACAACCACACCGTTATCGCGTCACAGGTTGGATCGATAGCGGTGCTGCCCTGCGGGGTACGCAACATTGGCGAGGGGGTC GTGTCATGGATACGGCGGAAGGACTACCACCTACTGACGATCGGTGTTACCACCTACAGCAGCGATGAGCGATTCAATATTATACACTCGGAGGACACGGAG GAGTGGCCGCTCCAGATCAAGTACGTACAGCTGCGGGACGCCGGCCCGTACGAGTGTCAGGTTTCCACCCATCCACCGACGTCGATCTTCGTCCAGCTGGAAGTAGTCG AGGCGAAAGCGGAAATTTCCGGACACTCGGAGAAGTATCTGAAGCCCGGATCGATGCTCCGGCTGACGTGCCGCATCCTGCAGAGCAACGAGCCGGCCCTCTACTTGTTCTGGTATCACAATAATCGCATGATCAACTACGACACCCATCGAGGCGTGAATGTGTCAACGGAGCCGG ACAATCGCTACTCGGAACTGTTCATcgcgcacaccaacacactgcACTCGGGAAATTATTCGTGTGTCTCGAACAACGCGGTCGCCGCCTCGACGCTGGTGCACATCCTGAACG GTGAAAATCCGGCCGCGATGCAGCACAACGACCACGGAAAcgccgtgctggtggtgtccCACATTCATCTGCCGCTGACAATTGTAACATATCAGGCCATCAATTTTATCTTAAATATGCACTga